Genomic segment of bacterium:
CGCAAACGCCTCGCCCGCGAGCCGCGCGTGCCGATGCCGCCGGCGAGCAGGCCGAACGAATGCTGGTCGATGGACTTCACGCACGACGCCCTGGAGTCGGGCCGGGCGTTCCGGACGCTCAACGTCGTCGACGTGGTCACGAGGATGTGCCTCGCGATCGAGGTCGCCGCGTCGCTGCCGGCGGCGCGCGTGGTGCGCGTGCTCGACCGTCTGGCGGCGGCGCACGGCCGCCCGGGCACGCCGACCGACAACCCCTTCATCGAGAGCTTCAACGACAGGTTCCGCGACGGGTGCCTGAACCAGCAGTGGTTCGGCGGGCCGCGCTTCACCATCGAGAACTGGAGGTTCGACTACAATCTCGACCGGCCGCTCATCTCGCTCGGGAGCCTGACCCCCTGCGAGTCCGCGGCGCAAGCGTCGGCGGGCCTCCGGTCGGCTCCGCGTCCCACCGGCCCGCTGAAGC
This window contains:
- a CDS encoding integrase core domain-containing protein; the protein is MPPASRPNECWSMDFTHDALESGRAFRTLNVVDVVTRMCLAIEVAASLPAARVVRVLDRLAAAHGRPGTPTDNPFIESFNDRFRDGCLNQQWFGGPRFTIENWRFDYNLDRPLISLGSLTPCESAAQASAGLRSAPRPTGPLKLEEPATL